A stretch of Trichomycterus rosablanca isolate fTriRos1 chromosome 8, fTriRos1.hap1, whole genome shotgun sequence DNA encodes these proteins:
- the g3bp1 gene encoding ras GTPase-activating protein-binding protein 1: MVMEKPSAQLVGREFVRQYYTLLNQAPDYLHRFYGKNSSYVHGGLDSNGKPAEAVYGQSEIHKKVMALSFRDCHTKIRHVDAHATLNEGVVVQVMGELSNNMQPMRKFMQTFVLAPEGTVANKFYVHNDIFRYQDEVFGDSDSEPPEDSEEEVEELDERANSPEVQQEVVPTYYEPTPCVEPEAPQEEVAVTPEPQPEPELEPEATAVELKQESVGQAEPLSVEKSPRAPPSPTPAETAPIMPEENRPFSWALVTSKNLPQGGVVPATGIPPHVVRAPVNHQPARVEVKTETQTPAQRPQRDQRPRDQRPGPPPPQRAPRPVREGESGEAEVRRVVRYPDSHQLFVGNVPHDVDKAELKEFFEQYGTVLELRINSGGKLPNFGFVVFDDSEPVQKILSNRPIKLRGDVRLNVEEKKTRSAREGDRRDIRPRGPGGPRDRIPGPRGPPSRGGMAQKPSFGAGRGAGSSEGRYAGPRQ, translated from the exons ATGGTGATGGAGAAGCCAAGTGCCCAGCTTGTCGGGCGAGAGTTTGTCCGACAGTATTACACACTTCTGAACCAGGCTCCCGACTACCTCCACAG GTTTTATGGCAAGAATTCTTCCTATGTGCATGGAGGCCTGGACAGTAACGGCAAACCAGCAGAGGCTGTCTATGGCCAATCG GAAATTCATAAAAAGGTAATGGCGCTGAGCTTCCGTGATTGTCACACAAAAATCAGACACGTTGATGCCCATGCCACCCTGAATGAAGGTGTTGTAGTTCAAGTAATGGGAGAGCTGTCCAACAACATGCAGCCCATGAGGAAATTTATGCAGACCTTTGTGCTGGCCCCTGAG GGAACTGTTGCAAACAAGTTCTACGTACACAATGACATTTTCCGCTATCAGGATGAAGTGTTCGGGGACTCGGACTCTGAACCTCCCGAGG aCTCAGAGGAGGAAGTGGAGGAGCTGGATGAGAGAGCGAACTCTCCTGAGGTGCAGCAAGAAGTGGTGCCTACATACTACGAGCCAACTCCTTG tgtggagCCTGAGGCTCCTCAGGAGGAGGTAGCTGTAACCCCAGAACCCCAACCTGAACCTGAGCTTGAGCCTGAGGCAACTGCAGTGGAACTGAAACAGGAGTCTGTAGGTCAGGCTGAGCCCCTTTCTGTGGAGAAAAGCCCCAGGGCTCCTCCTTCACCTACACCTGCCGAgactgcacccatcatgccaGAGGAAAACCGG CCTTTCTCATGGGCCCTAGTCACCAGTAAGAATCTCCCCCAAGGAGGTGTGGTACCAGCAACAGGAATTCCTCCTCATGTAGTCAGAGCTCCAGTGAATCATCAG CCAGCCAGAGTGGAAGTTAAAACAGAAACCCAGACCCCAGCACAGAGACCTCAGAGAGATCAGAGACCCCGTGACCAAAGACCAGGTCCCCCTCCACCACAGAGAGCGCCAAGACCAG TGCGGGAAGGAGAGAGCGGAGAGGCTGAGGTGAGGCGAGTGGTCAGGTACCCCGACAGCCATCAGCTCTTTGTCGGAAACGTACCACATGATGTAGACAAAGCCGAACTAAAGGAGTTCTTTGAAC AGTATGGAACTGTGCTGGAGTTGAGGATCAATAGTGGTGGCAAATTGCCTAACTTTGGATTTGTTGTTTTTGATGATTCTGAGCCAGTACAGAAGATCTTGAGCAACCGG CCCATTAAACTCAGAGGCGACGTGCGTCTAAACGTGGAGGAAAAGAAAACCCGTTCAGCACGTGAAGGAGACCGGCGAGACATCCGTCCCAGAGGCCCAGGAGGACCTAGGGACCGTATCCCAGGCCCGAGAGGACCACCATCTAGAGGTGGCATGGCTCAGAAGCCAAGTTTCGGCGCCGGGCGAGGTGCAGGCTCCAGCGAGGGTCGTTATGCAGGACCACGCCAGTGA